In the genome of Populus trichocarpa isolate Nisqually-1 chromosome 10, P.trichocarpa_v4.1, whole genome shotgun sequence, the window aaaaacaaaaataatgaggattaaaattaaaaaacaaaataaattctatatttgattgaagggtgaaattgaaaagaaaaaataatttagcaaaaggacaaaaaaaaattgaatgaggataaaaattgacatgaataataaaaacatatataaaagggctaaaaaaaattaaaaagcaaaagaataaggatgaaattgaaaaaaaaatatatgtatcaaagtggaattgaatgatgaaattgaaagcagataaaacttttacaagagggccaagaagaaaattttcaaattaagagaataaggattaaagttgaaatatcataaaaaaacagaaccaaGCTGTCATTTTCagggatgagagagaaaagaaaaaaaacgaatgACTTATTTGTGATAAAACACCCACCAATCGCCAACACACACCgctccaagtaaaaaaaaaacacagcaacacTCTCAACGACATGATGGAAGGTAGCTTTTGGTCGTCGACAAGCATCGCATGAAGGGCACAAGCGTCTCCCACACGCTAGCTCATGTTGCACACGTGCTAaccactttttatttatttattattattatttatatcttgTCAAAGATCAAATTTCTCCTCGACTACATGATAACCGAGGGGGGGATGAAAGGGTCTGTTGaggtctattttttatatatattttttaattttaattaattgttttgatgtggttaaaaaaatatatatacacttgattaattctttaataattaatatatcttGCTATTGATATAAATACCTCAAAtgtcaagatatttaattattattttttgaggaAAGGGCAAAGATTTCATTGTCTTCAATTCCCAATAagcttttgttaaattgatagtTATTCTGTTCAGGATTTGGTGCCGAAGCCTTAGATGGATTCGAGTGGTCGACCCAAAAATTTGTAATTTCTCTCTACAAAAGTCTTCATTTTTGGAATAGCCATCTCTATACCAATTCTTGGTCCCAGGCCTAGCTATAACTACAAGCCACCGGCCTATTTGACACCCAGAGTCATGAAGGGAAATTTGAGAATTAGTCAATTTTACGAAGTATAAAACACAGTCTACGTAGTGCTTGGTATTATGACCTCAAACTAGAACTGTCATGATCATCTTAGCTCAAATGGCCCCGTCTTGTTTTGGGTTGATAGATGACAATTGACATCTATATTATATGCACGTCATGTGTGCAACTTTGTGTGGCTATCTGCACACGTATGTACTCGTTCCCAGAAGCATGCCCTCAACACTGAGATATGGGTTCTCACGGCTAAGAAATAGACCAAATCTGCAATGGACTAACCCAGTATCTTGAAAGAACGAAAGCTGTTTGCATATCTAGTTCTTTACACTTAAAAAGGTCACCCcacatttttcattttcctcattttttgaaaattaaagctCATCCTCATGTGTCCACATCGCCAAACCATCTTCTTATCttatctttttctaattttctgtAAGGAACTTGGACTGCTTATAAAGTTACAAGtaccatcaaataaaaattgactGCAGCAATTGGAGTTTGCAAGCCAGCGATCTGACTAATATTCACTGTGTGGGTGAGCTCAGAAGACAGCCTTGTCCACCTTGTCCCCGTGTTGTCGCAGCTACATGCACAGAGATGGGTTATAGGGGACCCCCGATTCGGCCTTTGCCTCCAAATTCAGGACTCTGGTGGGCTGAAATGAGCCTAAGTTTGGTTAGGAAGGGCGTCCCTGGACAGTGATGGTTCAGTACTTGAACAAAAACTTTGATTAAGAAAAGCTCGGGGGATATTACCTGTCGTTTCCAATCAGATTAAGAAGTCCACACCGCACCAGATTCTTGGATCATATTTTCGTTCATGCAAAGTTGTTGCAGGTGAAAAGGGTGCAAGGCCTTTAATGTAGAGGGCAAGAGACTAGATGGGCCTGATGAAAGAATCATGACCATGGAATGTAACTTTTGGAACGCATGGTGCATAACAAAAGAAAGCAACGAAACATCAATATGAATCTATCCAAGATTTTTTTAGCAGTTGACAAGAGGGGATGAAGATGTCTGGATAAGGTGAGTAGCGACAAGTATTCAGTGGCCCTGGGCAGGGCAGCATTGATAATGTAAGAAATGGCCTAACGGGCCAAATACATCCGTCCAATCAGGATTATGCAGTTTCCTTGGTGTTGCTCTGGACCTGATCGCAATATCCACACAGGGTAACAGATGATTTATATGAACATCGacataaaatatcaaatgtATATGCTtgctagctcattgatctttgaTTTTTGATACATTCTCGAGCTTGCTTCAGGGATGACGGTTTAAGTAATTGACAAGTTaagtgtttatttgtttatttcttttagaaaaataagttaaGTGTTTCTGTATACATATATAATTCAATTGCAAATCATGATTCTAACTGCCGaatttaaatagtatttaaaatttgatagtgCCGAAGCATTAGATGGACTCGAGTGGTCGACCCAAAAATCTGGAATTTCTCTCTATAAGAGTCTTTAATGTTTGAAATCGCCATCTCTATTCCAGTTCTTGGTCCCAGGCCTAGCTATAACTAGAAGCCACTGGCCCATGTGACACCCAGAGTCATTGGAGGAAACTTGAAAACCTATCAATTGTATGAAGCATCTACAACAGTACTAGAAAAGCAACAATATGTTGCCCTCCCAGCAAACGCGTGGTGTGATCTAAATTAAAAGCCTTGCAAGTTGTAGAACTTGACTCTGAGATTGCTACAGGTTGTGTAATGGATAAAAACTTTGGAGCAAGTGTCACATTCTCAAATGGTGGATTAAGAAAAGGGGACCATcctatttttttcccttaatatGTTTCAATATCTAAAAATTGACTGCACCTTATGACCTCGAACTAGAACTCAAATGGCCCAGAGTTGTATGGGTTGATAGATGACAATTGACGTCTATATTATATGCACCCCCCTTGTGTGCAGACTTCGGTTGGCTCTCTGCACACGGATGTGCTCGTTCCCACAAGCATGCCCCTTGTGTTCAACACTGGGGGATGGGTTCACGGCAAAGAAATGGACCAAATCTGCATGGACTAACCCAGTATCTTGAAAGAATGAAAGTTGCTTACACTTCATATGATGATATCCAGCTCTTTGCACTTGAAAAGTTCATGACTCcacatttttcattttcctcGATGGTGGGACTGGAACTTGACAGAATTAGATTATTGTTCGGATTTTTTAAATCCTCAGCTGTATAGAATGCATGATAAAGACAAGGCATGGATGGATAATAAAGGAAACTTGTGTTTTCCTTTCAAATGGCTGGACAGAAATATTTCTAGCTTGACTGTGATCCACCAATGGATGTCTACTAGAAGGATTATCATTCATCAAATTATGTCTTGATTAAAAGATGGGGTTTCCTTCTCTTCATGACCTAATAAATGATCAGAAACATGGTCGATCAGTAGGCTTGCTTGCTTAAATCACAGGGGAGAAGGTAGAGAGAGTGACTAGTTCCTATATGACACTTGTCTACTATTCGAGGCACGATGTGATACAGATCCAGGCTTGTTTCCTTTCATGTTATTCTTCAACATCTTACAAGTTAGCCCCTTGAGGCTCTGTTCATCTTCTTACTGATATTTTTGCATTGCATTTGCATCCCACCATGCATCATGTGATCTAGGAATTGATTTGCAAACTTCGATCACCCAATTTTCCCTCTCTCCATTATCTTTcccatataaatattaattccaCCTTTTTTGTTCTTAACTTGCAGGAGTGTACTGATTAGTTAGGGCATTGTCAAAGGAGCACCTGAATCCCAAAGCGACAAATAAGAAAGTTATGAAGGAGACATCATCTTTTTTGCCACAGAACCCAGGGCCAGCAGGCACTCATGCCCCGGAATTGGAGCCACTAGGTCAGGGATGTGTACGGCCCCTCTGTTAAAAGACTCAAACCTCAACTCTCACAAAGAAGAGGCAAACTAGATATTGCGCTGGGCCATATAGTTGATTACACTTACACCAGTCAAAAATGTCTTAGCCTCTTAGTTAAAGAGATTAATTAGTGTTCATATGATGTAATATTCCGAATAATTATGGAGTGACTTCCAAGCTCTCAAAAGAAGTGTGGGATCTACCGAATTCTCCAACTCTATAATGATGATATTCAGTTGAAGTGCATGGCCATGTATAACCCCATAGCCAACATACTTGAAAGCCAATCCCCACTAAAACAGGTTAAAACCCTAGAATCCAAGGAAACACAGCTCTTTGCTCCCCACCATCCCCAACCAAACCTCTGGTTTTCACAGTAAGAGAAGGATAAAAGCATGTTTCTTTACTACGTACCCCAGCTCACTTCTATAAAGCACAAAATTCACATCAATATGGGTCTCTTCCAAAAACACTCTTCATCATGTAATGTTATAGACAGTGGCAAAGTGATTGATTGTTATAAATCTATACCCCCTACCACTACTCTCAGTCATCTCAAAACCATTCCCTCTATTCTACAATCACACATACCATACTCCCTTCTCCCGTAATTCTCCTCCCATAAATACCTTTCCATATCCTGTAACATTAACTTCCAAAATCAACTTTCACACCACATGTTCGAAAACTTCCAGTAGTTCTCAAAAATGTCCATCACAGGACTCTCATCAGACCCTAGTAAGCCTTACAAGAAGTCCTTGCATCGGAGAAACAATTCTGATGAGCTTGATGTGTTTGAGGCAGCACGGTATTTCTCAGGGTACAATGAAGCAGGTGCGGGGTATAATGGTGCAACTTACACACAGAGAGTCATGAGAGAAGATCATAAGAATTCTTGGAGGGGAGGAAGAATGAGCCTAGATGTACCAATGAGAAATCCGCTACCTCATCATATCCATCAACAGCCTCATACAGTGGAGAAGCAAATACTGAAAGAGAAGAAATACAAGCAACCAAGCTCTCCAGGTGGTAGACTTGCCAGCTTCTTGAATTCTCTCTTTAATCAAACAAGctctaaaaataagaaatcaaagtcCACCACACAATCAATGAAAGATGATGATGAGAGCCCCGGTGGAAGGAGGAAAAGGAGGAGCAGCATTAGTCATTTTCGAAGCTCAAGCACTACTGATACAAAGTCTTTGTATTCTTCTTCAAGCTCTGGTTTTAGGACACCCTCTCCTTATACACACCCTCCAACAAAGGGCTGCAAGGAGTCCAGAAGCTATTCAGATCACAAGCAAATAGTTTCCTTGTCAAAGCAGAATGGGACTGTGAAGTCCACAACTTTCCAAAATGAGATATCGGATGATAAAAAGAAGTCAGGTTTCTCTTGGCTGGAGGAGAGATACAAATTCGTCAATGATGGGTTTTCAGATCAGAAAGCAGCCAAGAATCGCGGTAACCAATATTTGGAGAAAGACAGGACTTGGGTTGATGAACATTATCGATCAGAGGAAAACGAATTTAGGAAGTTCAATGAGGTGGATGATGGAGCTGAGAGTGATTCAAGCTCTGATTTGTTTGAACTGCAAAACTGTGACTTGGGTATCTACTCAAATGGTCTGCCCGTGTATGAAACAACACATATGGATAGCATCAAAAGAGGAGCAGTTCCAATTTCAAATGGCACCCTATGAGAGACAGAATTATATTTTGTGCATTTCCCTTTGTTGAACGGTTATTAATTGATGATATTACTATAAGAAGCTGTGAGAAGAATATTATTGCCATATTGTCATGTCTTAGATCTTGCTTTCCAATTTTTTTCCCCCTTCCTGTTTCaattcctctctttcttttcatgtcTGTATGTACAGTGTGGAATGTttatttgtctttctttttctctctttctttcgtGTAAAGACCACCATAGTAGTGGCTTCCTTAGATTGTGCCATGATCAGTGATTTTCCACTAAATTGATGGAGAAACAAAGCATGCATTATCAACCCACGTGGACTATATCTTTTAGCCTTTTGACTTAGGACTTAGGAGTTTGGACATGGAGCAATAATTGATAAAAGCATAATCCTGCCCCCTTTTTACCTCTTGTGTTTTAGGAAAGCAAAGGAAATTGATTACCGGTGAAAATGGCCATTCATCCAAGGCATGTCCTGCAAGCATCAAATGATAGTAGCTATCCAAATAACAGTTTGTCTTGGAGCTTCATAACTAAGTTCAACCATGCAGTCTATTTTGTCATACAGTGCATCGATCTCTCTAGCTTAATCACATCAGGAAATTATAGATTAGAAAGAGTACTGAATTAGGTGCAAGGATTCTATCTGAATCCAAAGGAATTGGAATTTTGTAGCGTAATTAGGTTCTATTTATGTGATCTGGAAGGACCTTTTATCAAATATGGGATCAGGAATATATAATTGATCAGATCGCCATATGTTTGCATTACTAGCTACCATAATTTTAACTTATGGACATCAATGGTAATTAAGTTTATAACTCAACTGCTGTCATTCATCatgttttctctcttcttaaaaaaaaagaagaagaaagaaagaaaaacgtCTGTGCCTAGTTAAAGTAAGAGCTTGGTTTGAGCTAGCAGCTTGGGGAGGGAAAGAGTACACAGCTGTGCAGTACGGAACCAATAAATCCTCCCAAATTCGTGCTTTATATAAACTGAACTCGAATTATTAGGAGATTGATAGATATAGGTTATATATTTCTGTCTAATCATCAAATGATCAGCAAGGAAAGGCATGTTTAGAGTGTTtctattaattcttttttgtagCATTAGTGACAGAATCGAGACAAAACAAGCTAGGCCCATTTAAGATTACAAGATTAATTTAGTATAAACTGGTCTCAACTTTTAACGCTACATTGATTAAGGAAAGCAAAAGGGAAAAATGTCATGAGGTGATCGCATATGTACTATATCGAGCATGCATGCCAGGGCGTTGtcgaaaaaaacaaataaatggaaGGGCATGCCAAGGGAATAGAGCGCAGATTTTAATTACTCATGATCTGCATTAAGATGCGAATTAACGGATAATCAAACAAACAGAGAAatttatcataagaaaaaatacagAGAAATTTCATGAGACTAAATTGATAAAGGGTATGTAGTTTATCAATTAAATCGAATCATATACTTATCGACAGCTATCTAGTTACTCATtaaattgttctttttattcaagAGCAGATTGTCTTGCTgagataaaaatttatttatttatttattttttaagtgctTATCGAGTTGAAAAGCGAGGGTGTGTGTTCATGCATGCGCGTCCGAATATATAGGGCACAAGCTTGGCACTAGAGTGTAGAGGATGATGATGAATACTAAGGATAGCCTTTAGAAAGAATGATGCAGAGGAATGATGTCTAGGAGGCACCAAAGGATTAAAGCTCATTAGAAGGCATTATATGCAGGAGTTAATGATGCATTGAGCATTGATGGGCCAGGCCATGGTCATGCAAAGCAGGTCACTAGCTAGCTAGTGGATGGAGGGGCCGAGTACGTACGTGCGATTTTCCTAAAGGATCGACAAgtatatagtaattaattacAAAGTTGATGCACACACAAATCAAGATCGATAAAGCTAACAGAAACTGCTCAGTTTTCTTGCGGACAATCAAATCTGTTATCCTTTATCGAAGTTCGGAGGGAAAACAGAGCTTGCTCTTAGAGGTACCGACTACTGGCTCTGATTATGATCTCGGTTTTAATTATACCTGAAATATGATATAGTGCGGTGATTTAACTTGATCTGTAGACGAACCAAGTTCCGAATGCCTACACcgtagaattaaaaaagagaagagaggagaggagaggagaggagaggataTATATAGCTAGTGATAATATCCCTGAAGAAATATTGATCTACCATTTGCTGTGTGACGATGAAATTCAAGTCACACTTGTTAAGTATGATGTTTGGCCATTGGTATGATAAAAGCTACAGGACCACCAGATTATTTAGTGCACTGCAGAATCCAGTTATACATGAGATCAGCAGCAACTGATGGGTATAGATGCATCCTTTTGCATCAACATTCTATACAGAGAAAACCCTTTAGCCGCCAGGGACAATCCGAAAAGCTTGACAGCAAAATTATCCTTCAACTTGTAAATGCCTTTTGAACATAACACCTGCAGCCATCAGAAACTGAAATGCTAGTCAGCATCATTTTGCACAAGTATCCCAGCAGCAAAGTACTCTTCAGAAGACGCTCCACAATTCAATGTCTCTTCACAAGACACCAATTGCATGTTCAGGCACTAGTTTTTTTAAGCATCGGCAAGCTGGgactcttcttctctttcagGTTAAAAGATGTTTTCGataaatttacattaattatttgatttctaCATTGCCAAAGAAAAGTACCACTGCCATTATTTTCCACCGTCCATGTCCATGAACAGCATTCACGTATGTGCTGCATAGATGACCAGCGTAAGCCTCCTAACTCCTTTCGTCCTTTTAATGGAGAGGCTCGGTGATCACAGTTTCTAACCCAACTCGGGGGTCCTTGTTTTGCAATAGAAGCCCGCCCTTGAATTGGGCTAGCCCGTTAAAAAGGGGCTTGCTTTTCCTTCTCTGCCACGCACGCTTGATGCCACAATTCGAAACATATCCAAAATGCTTTGATGTCAATGTCAATTCTTATGATTTGTAAGTACAAGCACGGATAGGGATAGTTGTCCATGACAGAGGGGGCTCAACGGTGGTGGTGGCGACATGTTTTTCCTTAAAAGCAGGTCCCCAGCTTTTTATCCCCTCGCGAAAGCTTTCAGACCTCGAGAGTGCATGCCGTTTAAGCCTTTAAGGGCACTTTGTTGCTTTAAACCCATTATTTCACAGAAAAAGCAACTGGATCCTGTTGTTGGGATCGGGTCAAATTTTGTTCTTTCAGTCCAACTCTGAAGTTTTCCCTGCAAACAGACCCTTGTTATGCACCCGGTGCAGTCTCATTCAGTGTTAATATGGTTCACAGCCATCTCATCAGACccttgaaaattcaaaattaaacaacacttttttatatagtatatatg includes:
- the LOC7468139 gene encoding protein BIG GRAIN 1-like E, with protein sequence MSITGLSSDPSKPYKKSLHRRNNSDELDVFEAARYFSGYNEAGAGYNGATYTQRVMREDHKNSWRGGRMSLDVPMRNPLPHHIHQQPHTVEKQILKEKKYKQPSSPGGRLASFLNSLFNQTSSKNKKSKSTTQSMKDDDESPGGRRKRRSSISHFRSSSTTDTKSLYSSSSSGFRTPSPYTHPPTKGCKESRSYSDHKQIVSLSKQNGTVKSTTFQNEISDDKKKSGFSWLEERYKFVNDGFSDQKAAKNRGNQYLEKDRTWVDEHYRSEENEFRKFNEVDDGAESDSSSDLFELQNCDLGIYSNGLPVYETTHMDSIKRGAVPISNGTL